A single window of Streptomyces aquilus DNA harbors:
- a CDS encoding FAD:protein FMN transferase yields the protein MHRVEHVMGFPVSLRVDDEGDFEPAGDRVFAWLREVDARFSPFKPDSEVSRLGRGELAESEVSADLRLVLDLCEHYRTATGGAFDIRLPGRALDPCAVVKGWSVQRAADLLKAAGARRFVLNAGGDVAAGGGPWRVGVRHPEQADKLCTVLDLTDGAVATSARYERGDHIIDGRTGRPATGLLSLTVVADSLTEADSVATAAFAMGPEGVDWAASLPGVEVFAVDAERRVLRTPGFPVAAADSRS from the coding sequence ATGCACAGGGTCGAACACGTCATGGGCTTCCCGGTGTCGTTGCGCGTGGACGACGAGGGCGACTTCGAGCCGGCCGGGGACCGGGTCTTCGCCTGGCTGCGCGAGGTCGACGCCCGCTTCAGCCCGTTCAAGCCGGACAGCGAGGTGTCGCGGCTGGGCCGCGGCGAGCTGGCGGAGTCGGAGGTCAGCGCCGACCTCCGGCTGGTGCTCGACCTGTGCGAGCACTACCGGACCGCGACGGGCGGCGCGTTCGACATCCGGCTGCCCGGCCGGGCCCTCGACCCCTGCGCGGTGGTGAAGGGCTGGTCGGTGCAGCGCGCGGCCGACCTCCTCAAGGCGGCAGGCGCACGCCGCTTCGTGCTGAACGCCGGCGGCGACGTGGCCGCCGGCGGCGGCCCCTGGCGGGTGGGCGTACGCCACCCCGAACAGGCCGACAAGCTGTGCACGGTCCTCGACCTGACGGACGGCGCGGTCGCGACCTCCGCCCGCTACGAACGCGGCGACCACATCATCGACGGCCGCACCGGGCGTCCGGCGACGGGCCTGCTGAGCCTGACGGTCGTCGCCGATTCCCTCACGGAGGCCGACTCGGTGGCGACGGCCGCGTTCGCGATGGGCCCGGAGGGCGTCGACTGGGCCGCCTCCCTGCCGGGCGTCGAGGTGTTCGCGGTGGACGCCGAGCGCAGGGTGCTGCGGACGCCGGGGTTCCCGGTGGCGGCGGCGGACAGTCGTTCCTGA
- a CDS encoding ferredoxin reductase family protein: protein MARTGLYAVLAANVVAVAVFFAQAGFASNALVVLGRLFGLYGALLMAFQLLLVARLPWLDRRIGMDRLTSWHRWTGFGILWTLLAHAVFIAFGYAEGTDVGPIGTIVDLAETTEGVLRAVVALGIIVVVGAVSGRWARRRLAYETWHFIHFYTYVAVVLAITHQVAVGTTFTSSSVARTYWYGVWTVALGAVVLGRAVLPLWRNLRHQFRVEAVVPESDNVVSIYITGRDLDKLPARAGQFFLWRFLTKDRWWQANPFSLSAAPDGRTLRLTAKAAGDGSAALRHLQIGTRVFAEGPYGAFTALHRTRPESVLIAGGVGVTPIRALLEELHGHAVVIYRVATDRDAVLYDELRELARAKGAELHLVTGPVQPDKLAPAELLRMVPDIADRDVFLCGPPPMMSAVLANLRELGVPKAQTHFERFSLAG from the coding sequence GTGGCCCGCACGGGCCTGTACGCCGTACTCGCCGCGAACGTGGTCGCCGTGGCCGTCTTCTTCGCCCAGGCCGGCTTCGCCTCCAACGCGCTCGTCGTGCTGGGCCGCCTCTTCGGCCTCTACGGCGCCCTCCTCATGGCCTTCCAGCTGCTGCTGGTGGCCCGGCTGCCCTGGCTCGACCGCCGCATCGGCATGGACCGGCTGACCTCCTGGCACCGCTGGACCGGCTTCGGCATCCTCTGGACGCTCCTCGCGCACGCCGTCTTCATCGCCTTCGGCTACGCCGAGGGGACCGACGTCGGCCCCATCGGCACGATCGTCGACCTCGCCGAGACCACCGAGGGCGTGCTCCGCGCGGTCGTCGCGCTGGGGATCATCGTCGTCGTCGGCGCCGTCTCGGGCCGCTGGGCCCGGCGCCGGCTGGCCTACGAGACCTGGCACTTCATCCACTTCTACACGTACGTCGCCGTGGTGCTCGCCATCACCCACCAGGTCGCGGTCGGTACGACGTTCACCTCGTCGTCCGTCGCCAGGACGTACTGGTACGGCGTGTGGACCGTCGCCCTCGGCGCGGTCGTCCTGGGCCGCGCGGTGCTGCCGCTGTGGCGGAACCTGCGCCACCAGTTCCGCGTCGAGGCGGTCGTCCCCGAGTCCGACAACGTCGTCTCGATCTACATCACCGGCCGCGACCTGGACAAGCTGCCCGCCCGCGCCGGCCAGTTCTTCCTGTGGCGGTTCCTGACCAAGGACCGCTGGTGGCAGGCGAACCCCTTCTCCCTGTCGGCGGCCCCCGACGGCCGCACGCTGCGCCTGACCGCGAAGGCCGCCGGCGACGGCAGCGCCGCCCTGCGGCACCTCCAGATCGGCACCCGCGTCTTCGCCGAGGGGCCCTACGGCGCCTTCACCGCGCTGCACCGCACCCGCCCGGAGTCGGTCCTCATTGCCGGCGGCGTCGGCGTCACCCCCATCCGCGCCCTTCTCGAAGAGCTGCACGGCCACGCGGTCGTCATCTACCGCGTCGCCACCGACCGCGACGCCGTCCTCTACGACGAGCTGCGCGAGCTGGCCCGGGCCAAGGGCGCCGAGCTGCACCTTGTGACCGGCCCGGTCCAGCCCGACAAGCTGGCCCCCGCCGAACTGCTGCGCATGGTCCCCGACATCGCTGACCGGGACGTGTTCCTGTGCGGGCCGCCGCCGATGATGAGCGCGGTGCTGGCCAACCTGCGCGAGCTGGGCGTGCCCAAGGCGCAGACCCACTTCGAGCGCTTCAGCCTGGCGGGATGA
- a CDS encoding beta-galactosidase, protein MAHHHLRVPEAAAPPLTGHLPFADAPGVPDPIEVTSRFLTRGGRPWFPVSGEFHYSRYPAAEWEEELLKMKAAGVTVVASYLIWIHHEETEGRIRFDGDRDLRRFAELCARHGLDFIPRIGPWVHAEVRNGGLPDWVLARDCAPRTDDPAYLAAVRPWYTAIAQQLDGLDRAHGGPVIAIQIENELYDQPGHLLTLKRMAQEAGLNAPLWTSTAWGGVRLPPDELLPLYGGYTETFWTEADGGWPDTCRKHFFFTHQRDDEGIGADLRPLTAVRGSAPDVSADRFPWATCELGGGMAVSYHRRPRVDAADIAALGLTKIGCGSVWQGYYMFHGGTNPVGELTTLQESHATGYPNDLPVLTYDFQAPLGEYGQYRPVYDELRLQHLLLADFGHLVAPMESVLPDVRPRGQGDRETLRWAVRGDGSSGFLFVNNHQPHEPLPDHPGTSFEVGFEDGELSFPSVPVTVPSGASFCWPLRLDVGGVRVEWATAQPVCTVVDGDRTVLVLAAVDGIAPEVALLGAASVSAPSGEVSFVGGRALVTGVRAGTDALVEAETVDGRRVGLLVLDAATARTAYRGVLWGAERLVLADGGVVFDREEMRVHSAAERPSYAVFPSPSPSPRAGGVRDGVFTRFVLGEQRRSVGDAVLRLVRAAGPAPEPVTGVMGRASVPEDKWFETVAAEYVVSLPDGVPGGTLLRIHWSGDVGRAYVGDTLVADQFYSGRVWDIGLDRVPVGELRLRVLRGDDTAGVYVAEGSRSAAFVERVELVTVRRWAVR, encoded by the coding sequence ATGGCCCACCACCACCTGCGCGTCCCCGAGGCGGCCGCACCCCCGCTCACCGGCCATCTGCCGTTCGCCGACGCGCCCGGCGTGCCCGACCCCATCGAGGTCACCAGCCGCTTCCTCACCCGCGGCGGGCGCCCCTGGTTCCCGGTCTCCGGCGAGTTCCACTACTCCCGTTACCCGGCCGCCGAGTGGGAGGAGGAACTGCTGAAGATGAAGGCGGCCGGAGTGACGGTCGTCGCCAGCTATCTCATCTGGATCCACCACGAGGAGACCGAGGGCCGCATCCGCTTCGACGGCGACCGCGACCTGCGCCGCTTCGCCGAACTCTGCGCCCGCCACGGCCTGGATTTCATCCCGCGGATCGGCCCCTGGGTGCACGCCGAGGTCCGCAACGGCGGCCTGCCCGACTGGGTCCTGGCCCGCGACTGCGCGCCACGCACCGACGACCCGGCCTATCTGGCCGCGGTCCGCCCCTGGTACACGGCGATCGCCCAACAGCTCGACGGCCTCGACCGCGCCCACGGCGGCCCGGTCATCGCGATCCAGATCGAGAACGAGCTCTACGACCAGCCCGGCCACCTCCTCACCCTGAAGCGCATGGCCCAGGAGGCCGGGCTGAACGCCCCCCTGTGGACGTCGACCGCCTGGGGCGGCGTACGACTCCCACCCGACGAACTGCTGCCCCTCTACGGCGGCTACACCGAGACGTTCTGGACCGAGGCCGACGGCGGCTGGCCCGACACCTGCCGCAAGCACTTCTTCTTCACCCACCAGCGCGACGACGAGGGCATCGGCGCGGACCTGCGCCCGCTGACCGCCGTCCGCGGCAGCGCACCGGACGTCTCGGCCGACCGGTTCCCGTGGGCCACCTGCGAGTTGGGCGGCGGCATGGCGGTCTCCTACCACCGGCGGCCACGGGTCGACGCCGCCGACATCGCCGCGCTCGGGCTCACCAAGATCGGGTGCGGGTCGGTGTGGCAGGGGTACTACATGTTCCACGGCGGCACGAACCCGGTGGGGGAGCTGACGACCCTTCAGGAGTCGCACGCCACGGGGTACCCGAACGACCTGCCCGTGCTGACGTACGACTTCCAGGCGCCGCTCGGCGAGTACGGGCAGTACCGGCCGGTGTACGACGAACTCCGGCTCCAGCACCTGTTGTTGGCCGACTTCGGGCATCTCGTCGCGCCGATGGAGAGCGTGCTGCCGGACGTGCGCCCGCGGGGGCAGGGTGACCGGGAGACGCTGCGGTGGGCGGTGCGCGGGGACGGCTCGTCGGGGTTCCTGTTCGTCAACAACCATCAGCCGCACGAGCCGTTGCCGGATCATCCGGGGACGTCATTCGAAGTCGGTTTTGAGGACGGGGAGTTGAGCTTCCCCTCGGTGCCGGTGACCGTGCCGTCCGGTGCCTCGTTCTGCTGGCCGTTGCGGCTGGACGTGGGTGGGGTGCGGGTGGAGTGGGCCACGGCGCAGCCGGTGTGCACGGTGGTGGACGGTGACCGAACTGTGCTGGTGCTGGCGGCCGTTGACGGTATCGCTCCTGAGGTTGCCCTGTTGGGCGCGGCTTCGGTTTCGGCTCCGTCCGGGGAGGTGTCCTTCGTCGGCGGGCGGGCCCTGGTCACCGGGGTGCGGGCCGGGACGGACGCGCTCGTCGAGGCGGAGACGGTGGACGGGCGGCGGGTGGGGCTGCTGGTGCTGGATGCCGCTACGGCTCGTACCGCCTACCGGGGTGTGCTGTGGGGCGCCGAACGGTTGGTGCTCGCGGATGGTGGGGTGGTTTTCGACCGGGAGGAGATGCGGGTGCACAGTGCCGCGGAGCGGCCGTCCTACGCCGTGTTCCCTTCGCCTTCGCCTTCGCCGAGGGCCGGTGGGGTGCGGGACGGGGTGTTCACGCGGTTCGTGCTGGGTGAGCAGCGCCGCTCTGTTGGGGACGCTGTCCTTCGTCTCGTGAGGGCTGCTGGGCCTGCGCCTGAGCCGGTGACCGGGGTCATGGGGCGGGCGAGTGTGCCTGAGGACAAGTGGTTCGAGACGGTGGCGGCCGAGTATGTCGTCTCGCTGCCGGACGGTGTGCCGGGCGGGACCTTGTTGCGGATTCACTGGTCCGGGGATGTGGGGCGGGCGTATGTGGGGGACACGCTTGTCGCCGACCAGTTCTATTCGGGACGGGTGTGGGACATCGGGCTGGACCGGGTGCCGGTGGGGGAGCTGCGGTTGCGTGTGCTCAGGGGGGATGACACCGCGGGTGTGTATGTGGCGGAGGGGAGCCGGAGTGCGGCTTTCGTCGAGCGGGTGGAGTTGGTGACTGTCCGCCGTTGGGCTGTGCGATGA
- a CDS encoding response regulator transcription factor, whose translation MWSRGGYGSGLWGRVPHYERVEKVRLLVVDDDPPIADLVATVARYEGWEAVTANSGEEALSRAAEFHPDIVVLDLMLPDLDGFGVLDRLRRSGTMVPVVFLTARDAVADRVAGLTRGGDDYLVKPFAVEELMARLRTVLRRAAGPGFQRSVLQVADLTMDEDTREVRRGGKLLTLTPTEYEVLRYLMRRSPTVLTKAQILDHVWEYGFGGRSNVVELVVSRLRRKLDETGDDPLIQTVRGFGYVIRQASE comes from the coding sequence ATGTGGTCCCGGGGAGGATACGGCTCTGGTCTGTGGGGCCGCGTGCCGCACTATGAACGGGTGGAAAAAGTACGACTCCTCGTCGTGGACGACGACCCGCCGATCGCCGACCTCGTGGCGACGGTCGCCCGCTACGAGGGCTGGGAGGCGGTCACCGCGAACTCCGGTGAGGAGGCGCTGAGCCGTGCCGCCGAGTTCCACCCGGACATCGTGGTGCTCGACCTGATGCTGCCCGACCTCGACGGCTTCGGGGTCCTGGACCGGCTGCGGCGCTCGGGAACGATGGTGCCGGTGGTGTTCCTCACCGCCCGGGACGCGGTCGCCGACCGGGTGGCGGGGCTGACCCGGGGCGGCGACGACTACCTGGTCAAGCCGTTCGCGGTGGAGGAGCTGATGGCCCGGCTGCGCACGGTGCTGCGGCGCGCCGCGGGCCCCGGCTTCCAGCGCTCGGTGCTCCAGGTCGCGGACCTCACGATGGACGAGGACACCCGCGAGGTCCGGCGCGGCGGCAAGCTGCTCACGCTCACCCCGACCGAGTACGAGGTGCTGCGCTACCTCATGCGCAGGTCGCCGACCGTACTGACCAAGGCGCAGATCCTCGACCACGTGTGGGAGTACGGCTTCGGGGGCCGCTCGAACGTCGTCGAGCTGGTCGTCAGCAGGCTGCGCCGCAAGCTGGACGAGACGGGTGACGATCCGCTGATCCAGACCGTGCGCGGCTTCGGGTACGTCATCCGGCAGGCCTCGGAGTGA
- a CDS encoding LacI family DNA-binding transcriptional regulator produces the protein MTPPAADHPAPRGRSRRNFAGARPVMDDVARMAGVSKQTVSRVLNDHPAVRDETREAVRDAMRVLGYRPSASARSLASGRTRMVGVISFDAARYGPASILTAINTAAQQAGYLLSSIALDDTADHATVAEAVQRLSTEGADGVIALAPQHRVGQALAEARLGTPLVVMENEVRGGTPLATADSRGGAHQATEHLLRLGHATVWHIAGPAGWTSADQRVASWQDTLKAAGAEIHPPLVGDWSAESGYALGRELARRTDVTAVFASNDQMALGLLHALHEAGRRVPDDISVVGYDDIPEAAHFLPPLTTVRTDFAEIGTRLLRLLLDRIDGRTEAAAGGEPMIPVELVVRRSSGVPPRG, from the coding sequence ATGACACCCCCCGCCGCCGACCATCCCGCCCCCCGAGGGCGCAGTCGTCGTAACTTCGCGGGGGCTCGGCCTGTGATGGACGACGTGGCGCGGATGGCCGGGGTGTCCAAGCAGACCGTTTCCCGGGTGCTCAATGATCACCCGGCGGTACGGGACGAGACCCGGGAGGCGGTGCGGGACGCCATGCGGGTGCTCGGGTACCGGCCCAGCGCCAGTGCCCGGTCGCTCGCCAGTGGGCGGACCCGGATGGTCGGGGTGATCTCCTTCGACGCGGCCCGCTACGGGCCCGCCAGCATCCTCACCGCCATCAACACCGCCGCGCAGCAGGCCGGTTACCTGCTCAGCTCCATCGCGCTCGACGACACGGCCGACCACGCCACCGTCGCCGAAGCCGTGCAGCGGCTGTCCACCGAGGGCGCGGACGGGGTGATCGCCCTCGCCCCGCAGCACCGGGTGGGGCAGGCGCTGGCCGAGGCCCGGCTCGGTACCCCGCTGGTGGTCATGGAGAACGAGGTCAGGGGCGGCACCCCGCTCGCCACCGCCGACTCCCGGGGCGGCGCCCACCAGGCCACCGAGCATCTGCTGAGGCTCGGGCACGCCACCGTATGGCACATCGCGGGGCCGGCCGGCTGGACCTCCGCCGACCAGCGGGTGGCCAGCTGGCAGGACACGCTGAAGGCGGCCGGTGCCGAGATCCACCCGCCGCTCGTCGGCGACTGGAGCGCCGAGTCCGGGTACGCACTCGGCCGGGAACTGGCCCGCCGCACGGACGTCACCGCCGTGTTCGCCTCCAACGACCAGATGGCCCTCGGGCTGCTGCACGCCCTCCACGAGGCGGGCCGCCGCGTCCCCGACGACATCAGTGTCGTCGGCTACGACGACATCCCCGAGGCCGCCCACTTCCTGCCCCCGCTGACCACCGTGCGGACCGACTTCGCCGAGATCGGCACCCGGCTGCTGCGGCTGCTGCTGGACCGGATCGACGGGCGCACCGAGGCCGCTGCGGGGGGCGAGCCGATGATTCCCGTCGAGCTCGTCGTGCGCCGCAGTTCAGGAGTGCCGCCCCGCGGCTGA
- a CDS encoding glycoside hydrolase family 35 protein, translating to MPALTTTSDGFLLHGEPFRIVSGAMHYFRVHPDQWADRLRKARLMGLNTVETYVPWNAHQPDPDGALVLDGILDLPRYLDLAREEGLHVLLRPGPFICAEWDGGGLPGWLTSDPDIALRSSDPRFTAAIDRYLDLLLPPLLPHMAARGGAVIAVQVENEYGAYGNDTAYLKHLEQGFRNRGVEELLFTCDQVNQEHLTAGSLPGVLTTGTFGGKVDAALAELRTHRPEGPLMCAEFWVGWFDHWGGPHHTRSAADAAADLDRLLSAGASVNLYMFHGGTNFGFHNGANHHHTYEPTVTSYDYDAPLTESGDPGPKYHAFREVIARHVPVPDQPVPAPAPKLAPLTVELDHRAPLLPLAATLATPLRTENPAMMDELGLASGYALYRAVLPTAGQGLLHFAGGVGDRAQVFVDGAPVGVLERERHDETLPVHVPRAGATLDVLVENMGGVNYGPRIGTPKGLLGPVTFNGTGLYGWDCHPLALDDLTAVPFAPSAAATAFEPAFHRGTFEVAERADTFLSLPGWTKGQAWINGFHLGRYWNRGPQHTLYVPGPVLRAGGNELILLELHATTATRAQLTDTPDLGPVNP from the coding sequence ATGCCCGCGCTCACCACCACCTCCGACGGATTCCTGCTGCACGGCGAGCCGTTCCGCATCGTCTCCGGCGCCATGCACTACTTCCGCGTCCACCCCGACCAGTGGGCCGACCGGCTGCGCAAGGCCCGCCTGATGGGCCTCAACACCGTCGAGACGTACGTCCCCTGGAACGCCCACCAGCCCGATCCCGACGGCGCGTTGGTCCTCGACGGCATCCTCGACCTGCCCCGCTATCTGGACCTCGCCCGCGAGGAGGGCCTCCACGTCCTGCTGCGGCCGGGCCCGTTCATCTGCGCCGAGTGGGACGGCGGCGGTCTGCCCGGCTGGCTCACCTCCGACCCGGACATCGCGCTGCGCAGCTCCGACCCCCGCTTCACCGCCGCCATCGACCGCTACCTCGACCTGCTGCTGCCCCCGCTGCTCCCGCACATGGCGGCGCGCGGCGGCGCCGTCATCGCCGTCCAGGTGGAGAACGAGTACGGCGCCTACGGGAACGACACCGCCTACCTCAAACACCTCGAACAAGGCTTCCGGAACAGGGGCGTCGAGGAACTCCTCTTCACCTGCGACCAGGTCAACCAGGAACACCTCACCGCCGGCAGCCTGCCCGGCGTCCTCACCACCGGCACCTTCGGCGGCAAGGTCGACGCCGCCCTGGCCGAGCTGCGCACCCACCGGCCCGAAGGCCCGCTGATGTGCGCGGAGTTCTGGGTCGGCTGGTTCGACCACTGGGGCGGTCCGCACCACACCCGCAGCGCCGCCGACGCCGCCGCCGACCTCGACCGGCTGCTGTCCGCGGGCGCCTCCGTCAACCTCTACATGTTCCACGGCGGCACCAACTTCGGCTTCCACAACGGCGCCAACCACCACCACACCTACGAGCCCACCGTCACGTCCTACGACTACGACGCCCCGCTCACCGAGTCCGGCGACCCCGGCCCCAAGTACCACGCCTTCCGCGAGGTCATCGCCCGTCACGTCCCCGTGCCGGACCAGCCGGTCCCGGCACCCGCCCCGAAACTCGCCCCGCTCACCGTCGAGTTGGACCACCGCGCCCCGCTGCTCCCGCTCGCCGCCACCCTCGCCACGCCCCTGCGCACCGAGAACCCGGCGATGATGGACGAACTCGGCCTGGCCTCCGGCTACGCCCTCTACCGCGCCGTCCTCCCCACGGCGGGCCAGGGCCTGCTGCACTTCGCGGGCGGCGTCGGCGACCGCGCCCAGGTCTTCGTCGACGGCGCCCCCGTCGGCGTCCTCGAACGCGAACGCCACGACGAGACCCTGCCGGTCCACGTGCCCCGCGCCGGCGCCACGCTGGACGTCCTCGTCGAGAACATGGGCGGCGTCAACTACGGCCCCCGCATCGGCACCCCCAAGGGCCTGCTCGGCCCCGTCACCTTCAACGGCACCGGCCTGTACGGCTGGGACTGCCACCCGCTGGCCCTCGACGACCTCACCGCCGTGCCGTTCGCACCCTCCGCCGCGGCCACCGCCTTCGAACCGGCCTTCCACCGGGGCACCTTCGAGGTCGCCGAACGCGCCGACACCTTCCTCTCGCTGCCCGGCTGGACCAAGGGCCAGGCCTGGATCAACGGCTTCCACCTCGGCCGCTACTGGAACCGCGGCCCCCAGCACACCCTGTACGTCCCCGGACCGGTCCTGCGCGCCGGCGGCAACGAGCTGATCCTGCTCGAACTCCACGCCACCACCGCCACCCGCGCCCAGCTGACCGACACCCCCGACCTCGGACCGGTGAACCCCTGA
- a CDS encoding sensor histidine kinase: protein MIGRLRSAYRRMRLGTRLALGLGALALVVFGVVGTALTTYMRDYLSNQLNEQLSIAQVAQAKSIAESGSLADKKYWRWYYAVYDVKNGTPVLRTPEDSTDLPKDVDEFTTVAEAKTVASTDVTRTEHLAGAGEYRLRACEVEPGVILVSAAPMDDIDDTVGQLITVQVVAFGLALLALVLFGRKVLRRGLKPLSDMASTAHGIASHDLTESAARLPLRADRKGGGPEVEELRTAFNSMLEHIDRSLAVRSEAEQRLRRFVADASHELRTPLMSVRGYADLFQYAAANAPEERDKHLARLRAEAARMGVLLDDLLLLARLDAAEVETPLRPADTDLVTLVQDAADAFRAAHPDRPLTLTDGPASVALRVDPHRVRQVLDNLLTNAAVHTPAGTPVCVTVSAGSGRARVEVTDAGPGIPPADRERVFDRFYRVDKARSRDRGGSGLGLAVARSLVRAHGGTVEVTSEPGRTVFTVSLPLRAAAAPVSGGPERS from the coding sequence GTGATCGGGCGGCTGCGCTCGGCGTACCGGCGGATGCGGCTCGGCACCCGGCTCGCGCTGGGGCTCGGCGCGCTGGCCCTGGTGGTGTTCGGCGTCGTGGGCACGGCCCTGACGACGTACATGCGCGACTATCTGTCGAACCAGCTCAACGAACAGCTGTCGATCGCCCAGGTCGCCCAGGCCAAGAGCATCGCGGAGTCCGGCAGCCTGGCGGACAAGAAGTACTGGCGCTGGTACTACGCGGTGTACGACGTGAAGAACGGCACTCCGGTGCTGCGCACCCCCGAGGACTCCACCGACCTGCCCAAGGACGTCGACGAGTTCACGACGGTCGCCGAGGCCAAGACCGTCGCGAGCACGGACGTGACGCGCACCGAGCATCTCGCGGGCGCGGGCGAGTACCGGCTGCGGGCCTGCGAGGTCGAGCCCGGTGTGATCCTGGTCAGCGCGGCGCCCATGGACGACATCGACGACACCGTGGGGCAGCTGATCACGGTCCAGGTCGTCGCGTTCGGCCTCGCCCTGCTGGCGCTGGTGCTGTTCGGCCGGAAGGTGCTGCGGCGCGGGCTGAAACCGCTGAGCGACATGGCGTCCACCGCGCACGGCATCGCCTCGCACGACCTGACCGAGTCGGCGGCCCGGCTGCCGCTGCGCGCCGACCGCAAGGGCGGCGGCCCGGAGGTCGAGGAGCTGCGGACCGCGTTCAACTCGATGCTGGAGCACATCGACCGCTCCCTCGCGGTGCGTTCGGAGGCCGAGCAGCGGCTGCGCCGGTTCGTCGCGGACGCCTCCCACGAGCTGCGGACGCCGTTGATGTCGGTACGGGGCTACGCGGACCTCTTCCAGTACGCCGCCGCCAACGCCCCCGAGGAACGGGACAAGCACCTGGCCCGGCTCAGGGCCGAGGCGGCCCGCATGGGCGTCCTCCTCGACGACCTGCTGCTGCTCGCCCGCCTGGACGCGGCGGAGGTGGAGACCCCGCTGCGGCCGGCGGACACGGATCTGGTGACGCTGGTCCAGGACGCGGCGGACGCGTTCCGCGCGGCGCACCCGGACCGGCCGCTGACGCTGACGGACGGCCCGGCGTCGGTGGCGCTGCGCGTCGACCCGCACCGCGTCCGCCAGGTCCTGGACAACCTCCTCACCAACGCGGCGGTGCACACCCCGGCCGGGACACCGGTGTGCGTGACGGTGTCGGCCGGCTCGGGCCGGGCCCGGGTCGAGGTCACGGACGCGGGTCCCGGCATCCCGCCCGCCGACCGGGAGCGGGTCTTCGACCGCTTCTACCGCGTCGACAAGGCCCGCAGCCGGGACCGTGGCGGCAGCGGCCTCGGTCTCGCCGTGGCCCGCTCACTGGTGCGGGCGCACGGCGGCACGGTGGAGGTGACCAGCGAGCCCGGCAGGACCGTCTTCACGGTGTCGCTTCCGCTCAGGGCGGCGGCCGCTCCGGTGAGCGGAGGCCCGGAGCGATCCTGA
- a CDS encoding FMN-binding protein: MKRAIPVVVLSIAGLVPVWRYEPSIGGGTSTTEAAAPAPSTASSSGGSSSGTVVKGTLVNTEKGPVEVQVTFQGDKISAVKMLQQPNHPQTTAAVPKLIAATLEAQSADIDTVSGATITSEAYKESLQAAIDDNAKAAATASPSPSAAASQTVDGSALTTEKGPVQVQVTFEGDKISAVKMLQQPNHPQTTAAVPKLIAATLEAQSADIDTVSGATITSEAYKESLQAAIDAKG, from the coding sequence GTGAAGCGAGCCATACCTGTAGTCGTCCTCAGCATCGCGGGCCTGGTCCCGGTCTGGCGCTACGAGCCGTCGATCGGCGGCGGTACGTCGACGACGGAGGCGGCGGCACCGGCCCCGTCGACGGCCTCCTCGTCCGGAGGTTCGTCCTCGGGCACGGTCGTCAAGGGCACCTTGGTCAACACCGAGAAGGGCCCGGTGGAGGTCCAGGTGACCTTCCAGGGCGACAAGATCAGCGCCGTGAAGATGCTCCAGCAGCCGAACCATCCGCAGACGACGGCGGCGGTGCCGAAGCTGATCGCGGCGACGCTGGAGGCGCAGAGCGCGGACATCGACACGGTGTCCGGTGCGACGATCACGAGCGAGGCCTACAAGGAGTCCCTCCAGGCGGCCATCGACGACAACGCCAAAGCGGCGGCGACCGCGTCCCCCTCCCCGTCGGCCGCCGCCTCCCAGACCGTCGACGGCTCGGCGCTGACCACGGAGAAAGGTCCCGTCCAGGTCCAGGTGACCTTCGAGGGCGACAAGATCAGCGCCGTGAAGATGCTCCAGCAGCCGAACCATCCGCAGACGACGGCGGCGGTGCCGAAGCTGATCGCGGCGACGCTGGAGGCGCAGAGCGCGGACATCGACACGGTGTCGGGAGCGACGATCACGAGCGAGGCCTACAAGGAGTCCCTCCAGGCCGCGATCGACGCGAAGGGCTGA